The following proteins are co-located in the Acidobacteriota bacterium genome:
- a CDS encoding aminotransferase class I/II-fold pyridoxal phosphate-dependent enzyme: MDAERMRLETILVHGDDPEPRVEGAAVMPIFQSTVFEHRGATSYEEIAYPRLNNTPNHLALQRKLSLIEGTEDALVTASGMAAISATLIELAAPGGRVLAQRTLYGGTYTFLMREFPSLGLGCDLFDPVHPEEWDRALKPSTRVVYSEAMTNPLLEVAEHEAIVDFARRHGLVSVIDATFAPPGNFRATEVGYDVVIHSGTKYLAGHDDLVCGVVAGPREIVARIRRRLAHLGGCLDPLGCFLLDRGLKTLALRVRQKNANASTLAEFLDDHPGVGTVHYPGLVSSPHHERARRYFRGFGGVLSFDLGTAERARRVIARTRIPVKGPSLGGLATLITRPAETSHLGLTPAERTAMGIGDGLVRVSVGIEAADDLVGDFRQALAGA; the protein is encoded by the coding sequence ATGGATGCGGAGCGAATGCGGTTGGAAACGATCCTCGTTCACGGAGACGACCCGGAACCGCGTGTGGAAGGTGCCGCGGTCATGCCCATCTTCCAGTCGACCGTTTTCGAGCATCGCGGCGCCACAAGTTACGAGGAAATCGCGTATCCTCGCCTGAACAACACGCCGAATCATCTTGCCTTGCAGCGGAAGCTCTCCCTGATCGAGGGAACCGAGGATGCCCTCGTCACCGCGAGCGGAATGGCCGCGATCAGCGCCACCCTGATCGAGCTGGCGGCGCCCGGAGGCCGCGTGCTCGCCCAGCGGACGCTCTACGGGGGAACGTACACGTTCCTCATGCGCGAGTTTCCGTCGCTCGGCCTGGGGTGCGATCTGTTCGATCCGGTCCACCCCGAGGAATGGGACCGTGCACTCAAGCCGTCCACACGGGTGGTCTACAGCGAGGCGATGACCAACCCCCTCCTCGAAGTGGCCGAGCACGAGGCGATCGTCGATTTCGCTCGGCGCCACGGCCTCGTTTCGGTGATCGACGCCACCTTCGCCCCTCCCGGCAATTTCCGCGCCACCGAAGTAGGCTACGACGTCGTGATTCACAGCGGCACGAAGTACCTCGCCGGCCATGACGATCTGGTCTGCGGCGTTGTGGCGGGTCCCCGCGAGATCGTCGCGAGAATCCGCCGGCGGCTCGCCCATCTCGGCGGCTGTCTCGATCCGCTCGGGTGCTTCCTTCTCGACCGCGGTCTCAAGACGCTCGCCCTGCGGGTCCGACAGAAGAACGCGAACGCCTCGACACTGGCCGAGTTCCTCGACGATCACCCCGGGGTCGGCACCGTGCACTATCCGGGTTTGGTCTCCTCGCCGCACCACGAGCGGGCGCGGCGGTATTTCCGCGGCTTCGGCGGAGTCCTCTCCTTCGACCTCGGTACCGCCGAGCGTGCGCGCCGCGTCATCGCCCGAACCCGGATCCCGGTGAAGGGTCCGAGCCTCGGCGGACTGGCCACGCTCATCACCCGCCCGGCGGAAACCTCCCATCTCGGACTCACCCCCGCCGAACGCACCGCCATGGGAATCGGCGACGGGCTGGTCCGGGTTTCGGTCGGGATCGAGGCGGCGGACGACCTCGTCGGCGACTTCCGCCAGGCCCTCGCCGGCGCCTGA
- a CDS encoding LuxR family transcriptional regulator, with protein sequence MGIRFDLLHPSGEAAFAIGGDKCVRDLNQRAAELLGCSRSGAAGTPCWQVARLTEPTGAPLCRPDCPIWDELERGRLRTRRRVLIPAADAPAVAADLISVAAAPANGSRIELLHLLLPVSPVRVGSDGIGRRWPRMKLASEDKGGDPGGAARPLSVLSRREREILGLLALGRSTEQIADQLFISPRTVRNHVNSTLKKLRVHRRIDAILAYLEPR encoded by the coding sequence ATGGGCATCCGCTTCGACCTGCTTCACCCCTCCGGCGAAGCCGCGTTCGCCATCGGGGGGGACAAGTGTGTCCGCGATCTGAATCAGCGAGCCGCTGAACTTCTCGGCTGCAGCCGATCGGGAGCCGCAGGGACGCCCTGCTGGCAGGTGGCGCGGCTCACCGAGCCGACCGGGGCACCGCTGTGCCGGCCCGATTGCCCGATCTGGGACGAGCTGGAACGGGGCCGGCTCCGCACGCGGCGGCGCGTGCTGATCCCGGCGGCCGACGCGCCGGCGGTGGCGGCGGACCTGATCAGCGTGGCAGCAGCTCCCGCCAACGGCTCGAGGATCGAGCTGCTGCACCTGCTGCTGCCGGTCTCGCCTGTCCGGGTCGGGAGCGACGGCATCGGGCGGCGCTGGCCGCGCATGAAACTCGCCTCCGAGGACAAGGGCGGCGACCCTGGCGGCGCCGCTCGGCCTCTCTCGGTGCTGTCGCGGAGGGAGCGCGAGATCCTCGGACTGCTCGCGCTCGGCCGGTCGACGGAGCAGATCGCCGATCAACTGTTCATCAGCCCCCGTACCGTGCGCAACCACGTGAACAGCACTCTCAAGAAGCTGCGCGTGCACAGGAGGATCGATGCGATCCTCGCCTATCTCGAGCCTCGGTGA
- a CDS encoding type I glyceraldehyde-3-phosphate dehydrogenase, giving the protein MKSIGIGLMGFGRIGRNLFRILHQRTDLQIRAISDIADHRGLEYLLRFDTLLGRFPGEVSIRDGRLYAAGRRIAMLSAENPGDVDWREFGVDIVVEATGRTRRRREFERHFEAGAKRVVLCSPPADPPDITVVRGVNDDALSPEHRLISNSSCTAHCIAPVIKILHEAFGIERAFLTTVHAYTNQLRLADVPVADKRRGRAAAENIIPQETNAAEIVMELIPDLRGRITGKAMNVPVPDGSVVDLVCWHREKIDRTDINEVVRTAASTERYREVLEFSEDPIVSSDIVRSSYSGTFDSLATMTLGDRVSKTLCWFDNGWGYAHRVADLLERLAAFEREEAR; this is encoded by the coding sequence ATGAAGAGCATCGGCATCGGCTTGATGGGCTTTGGTCGGATCGGCCGCAATCTGTTCCGGATTCTCCATCAGAGAACCGATCTTCAGATCCGTGCGATCAGCGACATCGCCGACCACCGGGGGCTCGAGTACCTCCTGCGGTTCGATACTCTTTTGGGCCGTTTCCCGGGCGAGGTGAGCATCAGGGACGGGAGGCTGTACGCTGCCGGGCGTCGCATCGCGATGCTCTCGGCCGAGAACCCGGGCGATGTCGACTGGCGCGAGTTCGGCGTCGATATCGTCGTCGAAGCGACGGGCCGCACGCGCCGCCGGCGTGAGTTCGAGCGCCATTTCGAAGCGGGGGCCAAGCGCGTCGTCCTTTGTTCGCCGCCGGCGGATCCGCCGGACATCACGGTCGTCCGTGGCGTCAACGACGACGCCCTGTCACCGGAGCATCGGCTGATCTCGAACTCCTCGTGCACCGCCCATTGCATCGCTCCGGTGATCAAGATCCTCCACGAGGCGTTCGGTATCGAGCGGGCGTTCCTGACCACCGTGCACGCCTACACGAACCAGCTCCGTCTCGCCGACGTCCCGGTGGCCGACAAGCGTCGCGGCCGGGCCGCCGCCGAGAACATCATCCCGCAGGAGACCAATGCCGCGGAGATCGTCATGGAGCTGATCCCCGATCTTCGCGGGCGAATCACCGGCAAGGCGATGAACGTGCCGGTGCCCGACGGCTCGGTCGTCGATCTCGTTTGCTGGCACCGGGAGAAGATCGACCGCACCGACATCAACGAGGTGGTGCGCACCGCCGCCAGCACCGAGCGCTACCGCGAGGTGCTCGAGTTTTCGGAGGACCCGATCGTCTCGAGCGACATCGTACGCAGCTCGTACTCGGGAACCTTCGACTCCCTCGCCACGATGACCCTCGGGGATCGGGTGTCGAAGACCCTGTGCTGGTTCGACAACGGATGGGGCTACGCGCACCGGGTGGCCGACCTTCTGGAGAGGCTGGCCGCGTTCGAGCGGGAGGAAGCGCGATGA
- a CDS encoding ADP-ribosylglycohydrolase family protein has product MLGVIAGDIIGSPYEGGHAPARGFPLFPPEARFTDDTVLAVAVAWAILEGRDYGEALRLWGRRYPHAGYGSAFLSWLSAEDPRPYGSFGDGSAMRVAPVGWAGCDLDEVIDEAGRSAAPTHDHPEGIRGAQATAGALFLARTGHNKAEVRAFLEQRFGYDLSASLEEVRARGAIRPICREAVPAAAICFLDARDFEDAVRKAVSLGGDTDTVAAIAGALAEAFHGGVPAPIQRESLARLPHPLRETAVRFARRFGVPLSLERAEKGTDRDGTGPRA; this is encoded by the coding sequence ATGCTCGGAGTCATCGCAGGAGACATCATCGGATCTCCCTACGAGGGCGGGCACGCGCCGGCGCGAGGGTTTCCCCTCTTCCCGCCGGAAGCCCGCTTCACCGACGACACGGTGCTCGCGGTGGCGGTGGCGTGGGCGATCCTGGAGGGGCGGGACTACGGAGAGGCGCTGCGGCTGTGGGGGCGGCGGTATCCGCACGCCGGCTACGGCTCGGCCTTCCTGTCGTGGCTCTCCGCGGAGGATCCCCGCCCCTATGGAAGCTTCGGCGACGGGTCGGCGATGCGGGTGGCGCCGGTGGGCTGGGCCGGCTGCGACCTCGACGAGGTGATCGACGAGGCCGGCCGTTCCGCGGCGCCGACTCACGATCATCCGGAGGGGATCCGCGGCGCTCAGGCGACGGCCGGGGCTCTGTTTCTCGCCCGCACCGGACACAACAAGGCGGAGGTGCGCGCGTTCCTCGAGCAGCGGTTCGGCTACGACCTTTCGGCCAGCCTCGAGGAGGTCCGGGCCCGGGGAGCCATCCGGCCGATCTGCCGCGAGGCCGTCCCGGCGGCGGCCATCTGCTTTCTCGACGCCCGCGACTTCGAGGACGCCGTTCGCAAGGCGGTCTCGCTCGGAGGAGACACCGACACCGTCGCCGCCATCGCCGGCGCACTGGCGGAGGCCTTCCATGGGGGCGTGCCGGCTCCGATCCAGCGGGAGAGTCTCGCGCGCCTGCCCCATCCGTTGCGGGAAACAGCGGTCCGGTTCGCCCGGCGGTTCGGGGTGCCGCTCTCCCTGGAGCGAGCCGAGAAGGGCACGGACCGGGACGGTACGGGTCCGAGGGCCTGA
- the gap gene encoding type I glyceraldehyde-3-phosphate dehydrogenase, translating into MSVRIGINGFGRIGRSVFRILSSREDLQVVAVNDLYDNEQLAYLLQYDTVMGRFWKSVTVDENSMYVDGRKVAMTAVRDPAEIPWGDLGVDVVIESTGVFRTREPLERHLASGAKKVILTVPPKEPIDAMVVIGVNEGDLRPEHRLISNASCTTNCLAPIAKILDEAFGIEEGFVTTVHAYTNDQRLADVPHRDLRRSRAAAENIIPTTTGAAKAVGKVLPQLAGKLDGMAMRVPVPDGSIVDLVCRVRKAPSVEEVNAAVREAAAGPLREIVEYSEVPLVSSDIIGNPHSSIFDALSTRVGGDGFVNVLSWYDNEWGYSNRVVDLLSLIARDIS; encoded by the coding sequence ATGAGCGTCAGGATCGGCATCAACGGTTTCGGGCGCATCGGCCGGAGCGTGTTCCGCATCCTCTCGTCCCGCGAGGACCTGCAGGTCGTCGCGGTGAACGATCTCTACGACAACGAGCAGCTCGCCTACCTCCTCCAATACGACACGGTCATGGGACGCTTCTGGAAGAGCGTCACCGTCGACGAGAATTCGATGTACGTGGATGGCCGGAAGGTGGCGATGACGGCTGTCAGGGACCCGGCCGAAATCCCGTGGGGTGACCTCGGTGTGGACGTCGTGATCGAGTCCACGGGGGTGTTCCGCACCCGGGAGCCGCTGGAGCGCCACCTCGCGTCCGGTGCCAAGAAAGTCATCCTGACGGTCCCGCCGAAGGAGCCGATCGACGCCATGGTCGTGATCGGCGTCAACGAGGGCGATCTCCGGCCGGAGCACCGGCTGATCTCCAACGCCTCGTGCACGACGAACTGCCTCGCGCCGATCGCCAAGATCCTCGACGAGGCGTTCGGCATCGAAGAGGGTTTTGTCACGACGGTCCACGCGTACACGAACGATCAAAGACTCGCGGACGTGCCGCACCGCGACCTCAGGCGCAGCCGCGCGGCTGCCGAGAACATCATCCCCACCACGACCGGAGCGGCTAAGGCGGTCGGGAAGGTGTTGCCGCAGCTTGCCGGCAAACTGGACGGGATGGCGATGCGTGTGCCGGTGCCCGACGGCTCGATCGTCGACCTCGTGTGCCGAGTCCGGAAAGCTCCCTCGGTCGAGGAAGTGAACGCTGCGGTGCGCGAGGCGGCTGCGGGTCCCCTGCGCGAGATCGTCGAGTACAGCGAGGTACCGCTCGTTTCCTCGGATATCATCGGTAACCCCCACTCGTCGATCTTCGACGCACTGTCGACGCGCGTCGGCGGCGACGGCTTCGTGAACGTCTTGAGCTGGTACGACAACGAGTGGGGCTACTCGAACCGGGTGGTCGACCTCCTGTCGCTCATCGCCCGCGACATTTCCTGA